The uncultured Treponema sp. genomic sequence ATCTTCCGAGCGCGGCTTATTGTTCGCAGTATAATTTGAAACCATGCTGTCCATTGCGCCCGATGTTACAAGAAACGCAAGACGAGGCTGTCCAAGAACTTTAAAACTTTCCGCAGATTTCCAGTCAGGCTGACACAAAATTCCTACAGTGTATCCGCGGGATTCCAAAAGCCGCCCCAAAAGAGCCGGTGCAAAAGACGGATGGTCAACATAAGCGTCCCCGGAAACAAAAACAAAATCAAGCTGGTCTATTCCCCGCTCTTCAAGGTCTTTTCTGCAAACTGGCAAAAACATTGTTTCAATATACTTTAGTTTTTGGTTAAAATCCATATTTTAAAGTAAAAATACTTCACCATTATTAATTTCCATAACGAAGTACTATCAAAAAGTTCTATATTTTGCCGATTATCGGGTCTAACCAGATAATGACATTAGTCGAATTTTCAAGCTAATTAACATTAATCAGTTATAGGTTTCTTCTATAGCTCAATATAAAAAAACAGTATAAATAAACCTATTGAACCAATAGGAAATAATCAGTATTGTTTCTTCATCGCGCGGAAAAATTCACTCTTGCTTACAGAGGATTGGAGGAAAATATGTCAAACAAAAAGCAGCTTGTGCTTGACGCACTGAACAATAAACCAACAGAGCGTGTTCCTGTGGGATTTTGGTTTCATTATACAAAAAACGAAATGCTCCCGGTTTCAGAAAATCCGGAAATGAGAAAAGAAAATTTGGACGGACACAAAAAATTCGTTCAGGAATTCAAGCCGGACTTTGTAAAACTTATGAGCGACGGATATTTTTTTGAGCCAAAGACAGCAAAGTTTCTTCACAATGTAAAATCCGCAAAAGAGCTTTACGAGCTAAAGCCAGTTTCCAAAGACGACAGCTGGATAACAGAGCAGGTTTCGCTTGTAAAGGAACTTACTTCTTCGTTCGGAAATGAAGTTCTTACTTTTTACAATATTTTTGCTCCGGCGACAGCATTCAAATGGAGTGTTGAAGGCGCGGACAAAAAACTTGCGCAGTTTATAAAAGAAGACAAATATGCAGTTTTGTATGCGTTAAGCGTAATTTCAAAAAACACGCAGGCAGTTGCAGAAGCCGTAATAAGCGAAGGCAAGGCAGACGGAATTTATCTTAGTGTGCAGACAATTCAAGACGCTTTTGTAGGTCCTGATTTGTACGCGGAAGTAATTTCTCCGTCGGAACTTTCTGTGCTGAATGCCGCGATTGGCGCAGGCGGAAAAAATATTCTGCACGTATGCGGCTACGAGGGAGCAAGAAACAATCTTTCGCTGTTCAAGAATTATCCTGCGAACGCTGTAAATTTTGCTTCGGTTGTTGAAGGAGTTTCGCTTGCGGAAGCAAAAAAAATTTTCGGCGGAAAAACAATAATCGGTGGATTCGCAAACACAACAGACGGAATTCTTTTCAGCGGAACAAAAGAAGAAATTCAGTCTGAAACAAAACGGATTCTAAAAGATTCAGGACGCACTGGAATAATCCTTGGAGCGGACTGCACAATTCCGCGCGGCACAGATTTGCAGCATCTTGAATGGATCCGCGAAGCCGCAGAGTAAAAAATAAAACTAAACGAGGTGAATTATGAAAAAGACAATTTTAGCACTTATTGCATTGGCAGCGATTTTTCCACTTTTTGCAAAACCAAAAAAGTCAGACGGAAAAGTTCAGAAAATCCGCGTGGCTCACACAAATTATTATGTTCCTTATGATTTTGTAAATGACAAGGGCGAATCAGACGGATTTGAAGTTGCAGTTCTAAAGGAAGTTGACAAGCTTCTTCCGCAGTATGAATTTGAATATTTTCCGACTTCCGATGATGACC encodes the following:
- a CDS encoding uroporphyrinogen decarboxylase family protein encodes the protein MSNKKQLVLDALNNKPTERVPVGFWFHYTKNEMLPVSENPEMRKENLDGHKKFVQEFKPDFVKLMSDGYFFEPKTAKFLHNVKSAKELYELKPVSKDDSWITEQVSLVKELTSSFGNEVLTFYNIFAPATAFKWSVEGADKKLAQFIKEDKYAVLYALSVISKNTQAVAEAVISEGKADGIYLSVQTIQDAFVGPDLYAEVISPSELSVLNAAIGAGGKNILHVCGYEGARNNLSLFKNYPANAVNFASVVEGVSLAEAKKIFGGKTIIGGFANTTDGILFSGTKEEIQSETKRILKDSGRTGIILGADCTIPRGTDLQHLEWIREAAE